From Trichoderma atroviride chromosome 1, complete sequence, one genomic window encodes:
- a CDS encoding uncharacterized protein (EggNog:ENOG41~TransMembrane:13 (o53-71i92-112o118-137i149-166o178-199i294-313o333-355i429-447o453-472i910-933o953-978i1042-1070o1148-1174i)) — MDVVLSRLSTQLLSPLSTDELLFQEHPVFLSSLRIESETEWIARVSELTRSGILQGALLASSAVWLTFRLLRHRKSTVPASRAKASSIKWPYEIASQASRIASLVFLTLAFIQGRVHLLNVVVVAYAFVLGLLRPINDLNWRHVALHQINYVLTATLFILVAAQLLPCIQVDTDQCITTTSVIGSLSSLAAAMLIALATPREWVPPVIKHDFPGYTEDNEPAPEETCSWLNYYFTYEWLTPLVWKGTRRKLDMSGIPTLAWYDEPLYLLQKIQKARSLSRKTLWTALRFQRKQLLLMGFWASAAFTMENVSPYGMYRLLDYISNPDNASYHPWVWLILTFAGPLSRSVLFQQYVFNSTRLIVRVKSAMTQELYHRALGSMELEEDPFDLKGGSANKKKEGQNAQKSTSAGRLANLMAADVDAVFRARDVVLVTTGVPAGTIISLFGLYRMMGWVSLVGTAVLLLATPLSVYMGRMMYGAQRRVRKAQDTRISLVAEYLASIRAIKYFAWEDPSTDRIIASRAAEQKELWRVAVLQTLVNQVTQVFPYIGLIVMLGLHVGVEKHRLDASTAFTAAFLVKNIRRNIMMASAFSRNFAAASVAFGRLDTYFENTTPLIRYPVGPLRIEGASFRRNKKATFRLEDISLDFVEGGLNVVTGQSGSGKSTLLLAILGETHLEGGKVTAPSDIAYASQSAWLQNETIQANILFQSPMDRARYDRIIEACCLSVDFKELSDGDLTVVGENGTSLSGGQKARVALARALYSQASLLLLDDIFSALDAKTSAGVWKYCFCNDLLKGRTTVLVTQVPWISSQADLSILLDRGQVKSAEPNIGVVRQPITIAEVLGGDDDDTEDETQVGTETPPEPELQANGDALNDPAKVANETLASDIVNQEMKASGRVGRLEAFQYMRYFGHPVFAISILLGLAGSNVFFFASSYWMGIWVDAYNNNAHVDIAYYMGIYAFFTFSEIISFGFVIVAFEWGAWRAGRKLHNDFIRAVMSVPLSWFKTIPIGRITNRFSGDMASIDSGLSSMLRTTCDTMMMLFARIAAISSIMPIFMLPALVTCCFGVVIGEMYTRTAVIIKRLSSSAQSPVFSQFADTLAGLPVIRARAGMSETFGRDLAAKLRVWSAAAEANYNCNRWVAMRVDFVTALVALVAGIIALTKVGVVGAGLVGFSLNNANGLSQTILMMVRAMNDLEVEMQSFHRVKEYVKLEPEGKDDVIYPDEGEYADDDSHVIPKNWPRSGEIEFRNVTIRYDPDGPNILTDVNLKFRAGERVAVVGRTGSGKSTLVLSLLRFTHIVSGQILYDGIDITKVPRRKLREGLTIIPQEATLFNGTVESNLDPTGRVPQEILEKALENCKGIASFSSDDSSDETIADDVDDRSVQRQSQGISLSTQVDSRGENFSHGQRQVLSLCRALIRQSKLMLLDEATASMDYETDKGIQQVLRTELESAGKDRTLVTIAHRLRTIIDYDSVVVMGAGKVVEYGSPRELYHSKGLFYDMVYHSGEMEELQEILEDK, encoded by the exons ATGGATGTCGTTCTCTCCCGCCTCAGCACACAGCTGCTCTCCCCACTGAGCACAGATGAGCTGCTATTTCAAGAACATCCAGTGTTTCTCAGCAG CCTCCGCATTGAATCCGAGACTGAATGGATAGCTCGAGTTTCCGAATTGACTCGTTCTGGTATTCTTCAGGGTGCGCTTCTCGCTTCATCAGCGGTTTGGCTGAcatttcgtcttcttcggcatcgCAAGAGCACCGTTCCAGCCAGTAGAGCAAAGGCTTCATCCATCAAATGGCCCTACGAAATAGCGTCGCAGGCCTCGCGCATTGCCTCGCTAGTCTTTTTGACCTTGGCTTTCATCCAGGGGCGTGTGCATTTGCTCAACGTAGTTGTTGTTGCCTACGCCTTTGTTCTCGGCTTGTTACGTCCCATCAATGATCTCAATTGGCGCCATGTAGCTCTCCATCAAATCAATTACGTCCTGACCGCCACGCTCTTCATCCTAGTGGCCGCGCAGCTGCTCCCTTGCATCCAGGTCGACACGGACCAATGTATCACAACCACCAGCGTTATCGGCTCCCTATCTTCGCTTGCTGCAGCAATGCTTATCGCCTTGGCCACTCCTAGGGAATGGGTTCCGCCAGTAATCAAGCATGACTTTCCGGGCTACACAGAAGATAATGAGCCTGCCCCCGAAGAGACCTGCAGCTGGCTCAACTATTACTTCACCTATGAATGGCTGACACCTCTCGTGTGGAAGGGCACTAGGCGGAAACTTGACATGTCTGGTATCCCGACGCTAGCTTGGTACGACGAGCCCCTGTATTTACTCCAAAAGATCCAGAAAGCCCGGTCACTATCTAGAAAGACGTTGTGGACGGCGCTGCGTTTTCAGCGCAAACAgttgctgctgatgggcTTCTGGGCAAGCGCTGCTTTTACCATGGAGAACGTCTCCCCGTACGGCATGTATCGGCTTTTGGATTACATCTCCAACCCTGACAACGCAAGCTACCATCCCTGGGTATGGCTCATTCTCACATTTGCTGGTCCCTTGTCACGATCAGTCCTGTTCCAGCAGTATGTCTTTAACTCGACTAGATTGATTGTCCGAGTCAAATCTGCCATGACCCAAGAACTATATCACAGGGCTCTAGGGTcaatggagctggaggaagaTCCATTTGATCTAAAGGGGGGAAGTGctaacaagaagaaagagggcCAAAACGCCCAAAAGTCGACATCCGCTGGTCGCCTAGCAAATCTGATGGCTGCCGACGTGGATGCCGTCTTTCGAGCACGAGATGTGGTTTTGGTTACTACAGGTGTTCCCGCCGGAAcaatcatctctctctttggtCTGTATAGAATGATGGGCTGGGTATCCCTTGTTGGTACcgccgtgctgctgctcgcgACCCCCTTATCCGTATATATGGGTAGGATGATGTATGGCGCGCAAAGACGAGTGAGAAAAGCCCAAGATACACGTATCTCTCTTGTTGCCGAGTATCTAGCTTCTATCCGTGCCATCAAATACTTTGCGTGGGAAGATCCCTCTACGGACCGAATTATTGCGTCCAGGGCAGCGGAACAGAAAGAGCTGTGGCGCGTGGCCGTTTTGCAGACCTTGGTGAACCAAGTCACGCAGGTTTTCCCATATATCGGTCTGATCGTGATGCTTGGCCTGCACGTTGGAGTAGAAAAGCACCGTCTCGATGCTTCCACTGCATTTACTGCTGCCTTTCTCGTGAAGAATATCCGTAGAAACATCATGATGGCCAGCGCATTCTCAAGAAACTTTGCCGCCGCGAGCGTCGCTTTTGGACGGCTGGACACTTATTTCGAGAACACTACGCCTCTCATTCGATACCCGGTTGGGCCATTGAGGATAGAAGGCGCTTCATTCCGCCGGAATAAGAAGGCAACCTTCCGCCTGGAAGACATCTCACTAGATTTTGTCGAAGGCGGCCTCAACGTCGTCACTGGTCAGAGCGGGAGTGGCAAGAGCACACTCTTGCTCGCAATTCTCGGCGAAACTCATCTAGAAGGCGGCAAAGTCACAGCACCTAGCGATATTGCATACGCTTCACAGTCCGCTTGGCTTCAGAATGAGACCATCCAAGCCAATATTCTCTTCCAAAGCCCCATGGACCGTGCCCGGTACGACAGAATCATTGAAGCTTGCTGTCTCAGCGTAGACTTCAAGGAGCTATCCGACGGCGATTTGACTGTCGTGGGTGAGAATGGTACTTCACTGTCTGGAGGTCAAAAGGCTAGAGTTGCGCTGGCAAGAGCTTTGTACTCCCAAGCATCTCTCCTGCTCCTAGATGAcatcttctctgctctcGACGCAAAGACTTCGGCTGGCGTTTGGAAATACTGCTTCTGCAACGATTTACTCAAAGGCAGGACTACTGTTTTAGTCACCCAAGTCCCCTGGATTTCGTCTCAGGCAGATCTTTCCATCTTATTGGACAGAGGCCAGGTCAAGAGCGCAGAACCAAACATTGGTGTTGTTCGCCAACCAATTACAATTGCCGAAGTGTTGGGaggagatgacgatgatacCGAGGACGAAACTCAGGTCGGAACAGAAACCCCTCCCGAGCCAGAATTACAGGCCAATGGCGATGCCCTCAACGATCCTGCAAAGGTTGCCAACGAGACTTTGGCAAGTGATATTGTGAACCAAGAAATGAAGGCATCAGGCAGGGTTGGCCGGCTTGAGGCCTTCCAGTATATGAGGTACTTTGGCCATCCAgtctttgccatctccatTTTGCTTGGTCTCGCCGGCTCcaatgtcttcttctttgcctctagCTACTGGATGGGTATCTGGGTGGACGCATACAACAACAATGCACATGTAGACATTGCTTACTACATGGGTATCTACGCCTTCTTTACCTTTTCCGAAATTATCTCTTTTGGATTTGTCATTGTTGCTTTCGAATGGGGAGCATGGCGTGCTGGCCGTAAACTTCACAACGATTTCATCCGTGCCGTTATGAGCGTCCCCCTATCATGGTTCAAGACGATTCCCATCGGTCGCATTACCAATCGATTCTCTGGCGACATGGCTTCTATCGATTCTGGACTTAGCTCTATGCTCCGAACAACGTGTGacacgatgatgatgctttttGCGCGTATCGCTGCAATCAGCTCGATCATGCCAATCTTCATGCTGCCAGCCCTCGTCACCTGCTGTTTTGGTGTTGTGATTGGAGAAATGTACACGCGTACGGCAGTCATCATCAAACGGCTTTCTTCGTCTGCCCAATCCCCCGTCTTCTCTCAATTTGCTGATACTCTGGCGGGACTACCGGTCATCAGGGCCAGAGCAGGCATGAGCGAGACTTTTGGCCGTGATTTAGCAGCTAAGCTGCGAGTGTGGTCAGCCGCGGCTGAGGCCAACTACAACTGTAACCGTTGGGTGGCCATGCGAGTGGATTTTGTCACTGCCTTGGTGGCTCTCGTTGCTGGCATCATTGCCCTCACAAAGGTGGGAGTCGTCGGCGCTGGTCTGGTGGGCTTCTCCTTGAACAATGCCAACGGTCTGAGCCAGACTATTCTTATGATGGTGAGAGCCATGAACGATCTCGAGGTGGAGATGCAGAGCTTCCATCGTGTCAAGGAGTATGTCAAGCTAGAACCTGAAGGAAAAGACGACGTCATATATCCCGACGAAGGAGAATACGCGGATGACGATAGTCATGTCATTCCCAAGAACTGGCCAAGATCAGGCGAGATTGAGTTCCGCAATGTCACCATTAGATATGATCCTGATGGCCCCAATATTCTTACCGATGTCAATCTCAAGTTCAGGGCTGGAGAGCGTGTTGCAGTTGTAGGTCGAACGGGCTCTGGTAAAAGCACTCTGGTTCTGTCTCTCTTGCGGTTCACCCACATTGTTTCTGGCCAAATTCTTtacgacggcatcgacatcaCAAAAGTTCCTCGACGAAAATTACGTGAAGGCCTTACAATCATTCCCCAGGAGGCGACATTGTTTAACGGAACCGTGGAATCCAATCTTGACCCTACTGGCCGCGTCCCACAGGAGATTCTCGAGAAGGCATTGGAGAACTGTAAAGGCATCGCGTCCTTTTCCAGCGATGACTCCTCTGATGAAACTATTGccgatgatgttgatgaccGCTCCGTTCAGAGACAATCTCAGGGCATCTCTCTATCGACACAAGTGGATTCACGCGGAGAAAACTTTTCTCATGGCCAACGCCAAGTATTGTCGCTCTGCCGCGCGCTTATCCGTCAAAGCAAGCTAATGCTGTTGGATGAGGCAACGGCAAGCATGGACTACGAAACGGACAAGGGTATCCAGCAAGTGCTCCGAACTGAACTTGAATCTGCGGGTAAAGATCGCACACTCGTGACGATTGCTCATCGCCTGCGGACCATTATCGATTATGACAGCGTTGTCGTCATGGGAGCTGGAAAAGTAGTTGA ATATGGCTCCCCTCGAGAGTTGTACCACTCTAAAGGCTTGTTTTACGACATGGTTTATCACAGTGGTGAGATGGAAGAATTGCAGGAGATATTAGAGGATAAATAA
- a CDS encoding uncharacterized protein (EggNog:ENOG41~TransMembrane:8 (i21-42o77-95i107-126o132-150i157-176o188-208i215-233o239-261i)) — MAGWDAWNPFSRRETHSHGSVLTYKIFVLLTWLVSVIVSVYYSAGVHHQKANFHQAIWYLNDHYRTAFTMNHVLAEVYWVVLFILQFGYATSLFSSNADVVHSAASVGSHFIFNNILHVIFVLLFVNRHFAIAEVILILNFANLSSLYFRHNTTPRFIHVPVASGPLAWTFVAIYWNGAIMVPHPATLVARIFGNIFIWSILVYGLFFITAYSDYTMGFALSVLSAAIGVAQFKRQVIAFQWIFAFVIMAVLFVLTIAIAAPRAAGRDARWRRVTSADQERAPLLNESAA, encoded by the exons ATGGCAGGGTGGGATGCTT GGAACCCCTTCTCGAGGAGGGAGACGCACAGCCATGGCTCTGTTCTCACATACAAAATCTTCGTCTTGCTGACCTGGCTGGTGTCGGTCATTGTCAGCGTGTACTACTCGGCGGGAGTGCATCACCAAAAGGCAAACTTCCACCAGGCCATCTGGTACCTGAATGACCACTACCGCACCGCCTTTACCATGAATCATGTCCTCGCCGAGGTCTACTG GGTCgtgctcttcatcctccaaTTCGGATACGCCACctcgctcttctccagcaacGCCGACGTCGTCCACTCCGCAGCCAGCGTCGGCAgccacttcatcttcaacaacatcCTGCACGTCATCTTCGTGCTGCTCTTTGTCAACAGGcactttgccattgccgaggtCATCCTGATCCTCAACTTTGCCAACCTCAGCTCGCTGTACTTCCGCCACAACACCACGCCGCGCTTCATCCATGTGCCTGTTGCCTCGGGCCCGTTGGCGTGGACCTTTGTGGCCATTTACTGGAATGGCGCCATCATGGTGCCACACCCGGCCACCTTGGTGGCCAGAATCTTTggcaacatcttcatctggtCCATCTTGGTCTATGGACTGTTCTTCATCACTGCCTATAGT GACTACACCATGGGCTTCGCTCTCAGCGTCCTGTCCGCCGCAATTGGTGTCGCCCAGTTCAAGCGCCAGGTCATTGCGTTCCAGTGGATCTTCGCCTTTGTCATCATGGCTGTCCTCTTCGTGCTGaccattgccattgctgccccGCGCGCCGCCGGCAGAGACGCCAGATGGAGGCGCGTCACTTCTGCAGACCAGGAACGTGCACCGCTCCTCAATGAGTCTGCCGCCTAG